Proteins encoded by one window of Salicibibacter halophilus:
- a CDS encoding 4a-hydroxytetrahydrobiopterin dehydratase — MKDVKEEARELAGWTLEGEKIWKCFSFDSYFEGISFLNKIAVYAEGVQHHPHVAIDHTNVTVQWTTVDQGALTEKDIAAAKASDNLLKNGRI; from the coding sequence ATGAAAGACGTAAAAGAAGAAGCAAGAGAACTAGCAGGTTGGACATTGGAAGGAGAAAAAATATGGAAGTGTTTTTCCTTTGACAGCTATTTTGAGGGAATTTCTTTTCTTAATAAAATCGCGGTCTATGCGGAAGGAGTTCAACACCACCCTCATGTGGCCATTGACCATACAAACGTTACGGTGCAATGGACTACCGTGGATCAAGGAGCACTCACAGAAAAAGACATTGCTGCTGCCAAAGCTTCAGATAATCTATTGAAAAACGGCCGCATTTAA
- the dcd gene encoding dCTP deaminase → MILSDATIKAMMARDELVIEPLSDVQIQPASVDIRLGNHYLKIDENAIESIALDTPAQYVEFEAEEVVIPPNSFLLATTNEYIKLPENLTAFVEGRSSIGRMGLFIQNAGWVDPGFEGEITLELFNANRLPIRLISGRRIAQLVFARMDQQASAPYNGKYQKQRQAVGSRVYDDID, encoded by the coding sequence TTGATATTATCAGATGCCACAATTAAAGCAATGATGGCGCGTGATGAACTTGTGATTGAGCCTTTGTCCGATGTGCAAATCCAACCCGCGTCCGTTGATATCCGACTCGGAAACCATTATTTAAAGATTGATGAAAACGCGATCGAATCGATTGCGCTCGATACTCCGGCGCAGTATGTCGAATTTGAAGCGGAGGAGGTTGTTATTCCCCCGAACTCTTTTCTGTTGGCGACGACCAATGAGTACATAAAACTGCCGGAAAATTTAACCGCATTTGTGGAAGGTCGCAGCTCGATCGGACGTATGGGATTGTTTATCCAAAATGCCGGCTGGGTCGATCCCGGTTTCGAAGGCGAGATTACCCTGGAGCTCTTTAACGCTAACCGTTTGCCTATTCGTTTAATCTCCGGACGTAGAATCGCCCAACTCGTTTTTGCCCGTATGGACCAACAAGCAAGCGCCCCTTACAACGGAAAATATCAAAAACAACGCCAAGCAGTGGGAAGCCGTGTTTACGATGATATCGACTAA
- a CDS encoding YwaF family protein, producing the protein MWWWEYSHDGPGFTMFGPAHILVIISLVIACTFVVLARNGLKQSVKKQHFFRFGCVFIFLAGEVLLQIWYIDAGAWDSSFAFPLHLSSIAWIAAIFMLLTRGQTWFEITFFVGTGSAFLTILTPDVGGYGFPHFRFFHFFITHALVIVAVVYMLAVEKMQLRLRSVFRVWLYLNGYAAVMFVFNLWVDGNYMYLMEKPPGPSPFDWFGPWPYYIFVLQVVALLVFIVMYALYRWLLSRKTPSSVNKRSP; encoded by the coding sequence ATGTGGTGGTGGGAGTATAGCCACGATGGACCGGGGTTTACCATGTTCGGGCCGGCGCACATCCTTGTCATCATTAGCTTGGTTATTGCTTGCACGTTCGTCGTTCTGGCTAGAAATGGTTTGAAGCAGTCCGTGAAAAAACAGCATTTTTTTCGTTTTGGCTGTGTGTTCATTTTCCTTGCCGGCGAAGTGCTTTTACAGATCTGGTACATAGACGCGGGGGCTTGGGACTCGTCCTTTGCGTTTCCGTTGCATTTAAGCAGCATCGCCTGGATCGCGGCGATTTTCATGTTGTTGACCCGCGGCCAGACGTGGTTTGAAATCACGTTTTTCGTAGGCACAGGCAGTGCATTTCTGACTATTTTAACACCGGATGTCGGCGGCTACGGCTTTCCCCATTTTCGTTTTTTTCATTTTTTTATTACCCATGCCCTTGTGATCGTAGCTGTAGTCTATATGCTTGCGGTGGAAAAAATGCAGCTCCGTTTACGGTCGGTTTTTCGCGTGTGGCTGTATTTAAACGGTTACGCGGCTGTCATGTTCGTTTTTAATCTGTGGGTGGACGGTAATTACATGTATTTAATGGAAAAGCCGCCAGGACCTTCGCCGTTTGATTGGTTCGGCCCCTGGCCTTATTACATTTTCGTATTGCAAGTAGTGGCGCTGCTTGTATTTATCGTGATGTATGCCCTTTACAGATGGTTGCTTTCCCGTAAAACCCCTTCTTCCGTAAACAAACGCTCCCCTTGA
- a CDS encoding DUF5665 domain-containing protein: MARNRKLPKKTRKNEEQDENIEKLEQLIDKMEDMTTKSRLKDMAYHFSAKREIIKSNLIAGIARGVGLTIGTAVLLALLGFILAQTVSLPLIGDYLAEFLDIVDNQRETTP, from the coding sequence GTGGCACGCAACCGCAAGTTGCCAAAAAAGACTCGTAAAAATGAAGAACAGGACGAAAATATAGAAAAACTTGAGCAACTCATTGATAAAATGGAAGATATGACGACGAAGTCCCGGCTGAAAGATATGGCCTACCACTTCAGCGCAAAACGCGAAATCATTAAAAGCAACCTCATCGCGGGAATCGCGAGAGGCGTAGGGTTGACGATCGGCACAGCCGTTCTGTTGGCCCTTCTCGGCTTTATCCTTGCGCAAACCGTCTCTTTACCGTTAATCGGTGATTATCTTGCCGAATTTTTGGATATCGTAGATAATCAAAGGGAAACTACGCCTTAA
- a CDS encoding extracellular solute-binding protein produces the protein MKFYRWMPAAFLSVGIVGAGCSQDEEAENGGAEQVEDGEGGELVVYSARNEQFVNEYLDQFEEDTGIEVHALHADDTAVNRIQEEANNVQADIFISNDVGALEHLRLEGLLDGYEADNMESIDEDFRAEDDSWVALSARTRVLMYNEDLVNEEDVPDSIEELADPEYAGQFAITRGANGSMIGHVSALRQEWGDEQTTAWLSDVGDNAGIITDGHGEIREAVGTGEVEFGLVNNYYYHQQLQEPENNNVGVVYPDQGEDEMGAVLNAAGVGVVADSPNRDNAETFMDWALEEENQQMFSNESLEVPINPEIDAVEDAAAIDEYETHDMPLRQLGEVWDDTLEVIEASGMDLEVR, from the coding sequence ATGAAGTTCTATAGATGGATGCCGGCGGCGTTTTTATCCGTAGGAATCGTTGGAGCCGGTTGCAGCCAGGATGAAGAAGCGGAAAACGGTGGAGCAGAGCAGGTCGAAGACGGAGAGGGTGGAGAGTTGGTTGTTTATTCCGCTCGCAATGAACAATTCGTCAATGAATACCTGGATCAATTTGAAGAGGACACGGGGATCGAGGTTCATGCTTTGCACGCGGATGACACAGCCGTGAACCGCATCCAAGAAGAAGCGAATAATGTACAAGCTGATATCTTTATTTCCAATGATGTGGGAGCGCTGGAGCATTTGCGCTTGGAAGGGCTCCTTGATGGATATGAGGCCGATAACATGGAGAGCATCGACGAAGATTTTCGCGCCGAAGACGATTCCTGGGTCGCTTTGTCTGCCCGCACGCGCGTGTTAATGTATAATGAGGACCTGGTAAATGAAGAGGATGTTCCTGATTCCATAGAGGAGTTGGCAGATCCGGAATATGCCGGTCAATTTGCCATTACACGCGGAGCGAACGGAAGCATGATTGGCCATGTTTCCGCTCTTCGCCAGGAATGGGGAGATGAGCAAACCACCGCCTGGTTAAGTGACGTGGGCGATAACGCCGGGATCATCACAGATGGTCACGGGGAGATTCGTGAAGCGGTTGGCACCGGGGAAGTGGAGTTCGGCCTTGTGAACAACTATTATTATCACCAGCAGTTGCAAGAGCCGGAGAACAATAATGTCGGCGTGGTCTATCCGGACCAGGGCGAAGATGAAATGGGCGCCGTCCTAAACGCTGCAGGTGTCGGGGTGGTTGCTGATTCTCCGAACCGGGACAACGCGGAGACGTTTATGGATTGGGCGTTGGAAGAAGAAAATCAACAAATGTTTTCGAATGAATCGCTGGAGGTTCCGATTAATCCCGAAATTGATGCTGTTGAGGACGCGGCTGCAATCGATGAGTACGAGACGCATGATATGCCACTTCGTCAATTGGGAGAAGTGTGGGATGATACCTTAGAGGTTATTGAGGCCTCCGGGATGGATTTGGAAGTGCGTTAA
- the allB gene encoding allantoinase AllB: MYDVKIENGLLVTSRETFPGTIFIQDGKIAAVKAPGAKDEAREVIDATGKHVLPGLIDTHVHSRDPGPTHKEDFSTSTRAAAAGGVTTIFEMPNTTPPVRDGASFDGQVENLQKKATVNFGLWGICLGPLNRDDFTAMHRKGVIGFKYFWGYGIHRETFQLHYNVSEADEEIIQPYDDGEVYAMMKEVAKTGQLFAVHAENHELIRRLGEEKDPEDESYQALLASRPGVAEQLTVETGITLAKEAGAHFHVLHVSAAESVAAVRRAQAAGQRVSVETCPHYLFLSDKDYETVGKDMKIFPLVKTKADQEAIWEGVNDGTITVVCSDHAPHTEEEKYGGKLSEIPAGMCGVETMVPLMLNAVNERKLTMNRLVALMAENPAHLYGVAGQKGSFAPGSDGDITIVDMEKTGVIRKEALHSKSKISAYDGRSIKGWPVRSIISGQTVMQAGEIVNEKYNGKLVTPGGINHGSSTYTRAHSNAPIHP; encoded by the coding sequence ATGTATGATGTTAAAATAGAAAACGGCTTGCTCGTTACAAGCCGAGAGACATTTCCTGGAACGATTTTTATTCAAGACGGGAAAATCGCCGCGGTGAAAGCGCCGGGCGCGAAAGATGAAGCCCGCGAGGTGATCGACGCTACCGGAAAACACGTGCTTCCGGGGTTAATCGATACGCATGTCCATTCCCGTGACCCCGGACCCACGCACAAAGAGGATTTTTCCACTTCCACACGGGCGGCCGCTGCCGGAGGAGTTACGACCATTTTTGAGATGCCGAACACGACGCCGCCGGTGCGAGATGGGGCTTCTTTTGACGGACAGGTGGAAAATTTACAAAAAAAAGCAACGGTCAACTTCGGCCTTTGGGGTATTTGCCTCGGTCCATTGAATAGAGACGATTTTACCGCCATGCATCGCAAAGGGGTCATCGGTTTTAAGTATTTCTGGGGATACGGAATTCATCGGGAGACGTTTCAACTTCACTACAATGTGAGTGAGGCAGATGAAGAGATCATCCAGCCTTACGATGACGGCGAAGTGTACGCGATGATGAAAGAAGTAGCCAAGACAGGGCAATTGTTCGCCGTTCACGCTGAAAATCACGAATTGATTCGCAGGCTCGGCGAAGAAAAAGACCCGGAAGATGAGTCCTACCAAGCTTTGCTAGCTTCAAGGCCAGGAGTTGCCGAACAGCTCACCGTTGAAACCGGGATCACGCTCGCCAAAGAAGCCGGTGCGCATTTTCATGTTTTACACGTTTCTGCAGCTGAAAGTGTTGCGGCCGTGCGCCGTGCCCAAGCGGCGGGGCAAAGGGTGAGTGTGGAAACATGCCCGCATTATTTATTTTTGAGCGATAAAGACTACGAGACGGTCGGCAAGGATATGAAAATTTTCCCGCTTGTTAAGACCAAGGCGGACCAAGAAGCAATCTGGGAAGGGGTCAATGACGGGACAATTACCGTCGTGTGTTCCGATCATGCACCACACACCGAAGAAGAAAAATACGGCGGGAAGTTGAGTGAGATTCCCGCGGGCATGTGCGGGGTCGAGACGATGGTGCCGCTCATGCTTAACGCGGTGAATGAGCGAAAATTAACAATGAACCGTCTCGTTGCGCTTATGGCGGAAAACCCCGCGCATCTGTACGGTGTTGCTGGACAGAAAGGGTCATTCGCCCCTGGAAGCGATGGGGATATCACGATCGTGGACATGGAAAAAACGGGAGTTATCCGTAAAGAAGCATTGCACAGCAAGAGTAAAATCAGTGCCTATGACGGTCGTTCGATCAAGGGGTGGCCCGTTCGTTCGATCATTTCCGGACAAACGGTCATGCAAGCTGGAGAAATTGTAAATGAAAAATACAACGGAAAACTTGTGACGCCTGGAGGTATCAATCATGGATCATCAACATACACGCGAGCTCATTCAAACGCACCAATCCATCCGTAA
- the accB gene encoding acetyl-CoA carboxylase biotin carboxyl carrier protein — protein MYNIEEIKDLIKAVDDSGISELEVTGEANTGLVIRKKPDGVMQQVAVPATQEAAPPISAENTQPLAQEGSDQQQAPSDPNVEQITSPMVGTFYRAPSPDAESYVHPGDRINESSVVCIVEAMKLMNEIEAEIEGEIKEILVENGELVDYGQPLFLVKK, from the coding sequence ATGTATAACATCGAGGAAATTAAAGATTTAATAAAAGCAGTGGATGATTCGGGGATTTCCGAATTAGAAGTTACAGGCGAGGCCAATACAGGCTTGGTTATCCGTAAAAAACCGGACGGAGTGATGCAACAGGTGGCGGTTCCCGCGACGCAAGAAGCTGCTCCGCCGATATCGGCTGAAAACACTCAACCGTTAGCACAAGAGGGTTCCGATCAACAGCAAGCGCCCTCAGATCCAAACGTTGAACAAATCACTTCGCCGATGGTCGGAACTTTTTACCGCGCGCCTTCTCCGGATGCCGAGTCTTACGTGCACCCCGGAGACCGAATTAATGAATCATCAGTCGTATGCATCGTAGAAGCGATGAAATTAATGAACGAAATAGAGGCGGAAATTGAAGGCGAGATCAAGGAGATTCTCGTTGAGAACGGGGAGCTTGTCGATTACGGCCAACCGCTTTTTCTTGTGAAAAAATAA
- a CDS encoding ABC transporter ATP-binding protein: MSFVQLEQLSKSFGHSLASAVNDVNLHLEKGEILSLLGPSGCGKTTTLRMIAGFEQPTIGKITIGGQTMYSANVSIPPEKRGIGMVFQDYALFPHLNIEKNVMFGLNKWKVRERKKRVQEVLELVGLEDCAKRFPNELSGGQQQRIALARALAPRPHVVLMDEPFSNLDASLKEKMRHDVTNILRKANTTGVIVTHDQKDAFAVSDRVVVMKDGVIQQIAEPRQMYKCPRNCFVAQFVGKTNLLDGTMCADLKHVNTHIGKVCLPEREDTMIENVKVSIRPEGCLLADEGRYSGKVENVTYSGEYQELVVRLQESDSDEETMMIYAPMEQDVVIGSAVSFDIKPELVALVD, encoded by the coding sequence GTGAGCTTTGTTCAATTGGAGCAACTGAGCAAATCGTTTGGTCATAGCCTAGCCTCTGCAGTTAACGACGTAAACCTTCACCTCGAAAAAGGAGAGATTTTGAGTCTGCTCGGGCCCAGTGGTTGCGGGAAAACGACGACTCTCCGTATGATTGCCGGTTTTGAGCAGCCGACGATTGGAAAAATTACCATCGGCGGGCAGACGATGTATTCTGCCAATGTTTCCATCCCGCCTGAAAAGCGCGGCATTGGAATGGTTTTTCAAGACTATGCGCTTTTTCCTCACTTAAACATAGAAAAAAATGTAATGTTTGGCCTGAACAAATGGAAAGTCCGCGAACGCAAAAAACGGGTGCAAGAAGTATTGGAGCTCGTCGGACTTGAAGATTGTGCCAAGCGCTTTCCGAATGAACTATCCGGCGGACAGCAACAGCGGATTGCTTTGGCGCGCGCGCTCGCACCAAGGCCGCATGTAGTGCTCATGGATGAACCATTCAGCAATCTGGATGCAAGCTTGAAAGAGAAGATGCGTCACGATGTAACGAACATTTTGCGCAAGGCTAATACCACCGGAGTGATTGTGACCCATGACCAGAAGGATGCGTTCGCTGTATCCGATCGTGTTGTTGTCATGAAAGACGGCGTTATTCAACAAATTGCCGAACCCAGGCAAATGTACAAATGCCCGAGAAATTGTTTCGTCGCGCAATTTGTTGGAAAAACAAACCTCTTGGATGGGACCATGTGCGCGGACTTAAAACATGTAAATACCCATATCGGGAAAGTTTGTCTGCCGGAACGAGAAGATACAATGATTGAAAATGTGAAAGTGTCCATTCGCCCGGAGGGCTGTCTTCTGGCTGATGAAGGGCGCTATTCCGGAAAGGTGGAGAACGTCACCTATAGTGGAGAGTATCAAGAGCTGGTTGTGCGTTTGCAAGAATCGGACAGCGATGAAGAGACAATGATGATCTATGCTCCGATGGAGCAGGATGTTGTGATTGGTTCCGCTGTCTCATTTGATATTAAACCGGAGCTTGTAGCGCTTGTAGATTAG
- the nfsA gene encoding oxygen-insensitive NADPH nitroreductase translates to MDHQHTRELIQTHQSIRKFKDTEVSENIVTDLVESARWAPTSHHVQAYTVIRVRDQEKRDAISEVAANQKYVRESPLFLVFVADWHKHVITSEKYDTNYELEETENVLVGAVDVALAAENVLLTARSYGLGGVMIGGVRNDLHRVAEILELPKHTFPVMGLCLGYPDQDPGQKPRFPKPMILHEDRYEAERYHEGLDEYERVTSDYYEKRTNGKKTDGWGVNMVNYLATPRRQQVTTFLKDQGFTLK, encoded by the coding sequence ATGGATCATCAACATACACGCGAGCTCATTCAAACGCACCAATCCATCCGTAAGTTTAAAGATACGGAGGTTTCCGAAAACATCGTGACAGATTTAGTGGAATCTGCCCGTTGGGCACCGACGTCCCACCATGTGCAAGCGTACACGGTCATCCGTGTCCGTGATCAGGAAAAAAGAGATGCCATTTCAGAAGTTGCCGCTAATCAAAAATATGTACGTGAAAGTCCGTTGTTCCTCGTATTTGTAGCGGATTGGCACAAGCATGTGATCACCAGTGAAAAATATGATACGAATTATGAGCTGGAAGAAACGGAAAATGTGCTCGTCGGCGCGGTCGATGTAGCGCTTGCTGCCGAAAACGTCTTGCTCACTGCCCGTTCCTACGGGTTGGGCGGCGTGATGATCGGCGGTGTTCGGAACGATTTGCACCGTGTGGCGGAAATACTTGAGCTTCCGAAACATACATTTCCGGTCATGGGGCTTTGCCTCGGCTATCCGGACCAGGATCCCGGACAAAAGCCGCGTTTTCCGAAACCAATGATTTTACACGAGGATCGTTATGAAGCGGAGCGGTATCATGAAGGCTTGGACGAGTATGAACGCGTGACGAGCGATTACTACGAAAAACGGACAAACGGAAAGAAAACCGACGGCTGGGGTGTAAACATGGTCAATTATCTCGCCACCCCCCGACGCCAACAAGTCACTACATTTTTAAAAGATCAGGGCTTTACATTGAAATAA
- a CDS encoding DUF948 domain-containing protein — protein sequence MDLLGIAALIFAIAFAVLVVFLARALGNLANVLSKTEVTVGKLPEQLDEITRETGTVLHNTNETILDVNEKVATLNPLFGMIGDAGEASRRLSSSLVDMTESMRNQSQEATEISQQKGLRGFYGLAAFIYFLNQKRKENGE from the coding sequence ATGGATTTACTGGGAATTGCAGCTTTAATCTTTGCAATTGCATTCGCGGTTCTCGTCGTCTTTTTGGCAAGAGCCCTCGGAAACTTGGCAAATGTGCTTTCCAAAACCGAGGTCACCGTCGGGAAACTCCCCGAGCAATTGGATGAAATCACCAGAGAAACAGGGACAGTGCTCCATAACACCAATGAAACAATTTTGGATGTCAATGAAAAAGTAGCGACTTTGAACCCTCTCTTCGGCATGATCGGGGATGCAGGCGAAGCTTCCCGCAGATTGTCATCGTCACTCGTGGACATGACCGAGTCGATGAGAAATCAATCACAGGAAGCTACGGAAATTTCACAGCAAAAAGGGTTAAGGGGCTTCTACGGTCTCGCGGCATTTATTTATTTTTTAAATCAAAAGCGGAAAGAAAATGGTGAATAA
- a CDS encoding IDEAL domain-containing protein, translating to MAASTYENELFEKLKMIRKGYRAPRQVVQSLYARMMLEYSVYVFTKDRYKKLIDEALDARDEERFQALSNEYSEWRARYQSGCTISEHGYEMECNFEEKTEIDS from the coding sequence ATGGCAGCATCAACATATGAAAATGAATTGTTTGAAAAGTTGAAAATGATTCGGAAAGGGTATCGGGCGCCTAGACAAGTGGTGCAATCCCTTTACGCCCGTATGATGTTGGAATATTCCGTATATGTGTTTACAAAAGACCGCTATAAAAAGTTAATTGATGAAGCGCTGGATGCGAGAGATGAGGAACGTTTCCAAGCGTTAAGCAACGAATACAGTGAGTGGCGTGCCCGTTATCAATCCGGGTGTACGATTTCCGAGCATGGCTATGAGATGGAATGCAACTTTGAAGAAAAAACCGAAATCGACAGCTGA
- a CDS encoding lmo0937 family membrane protein — MLWTIIAVLIVLWLLGFIGGTGGGLIHLLLVIALIVLIFQMITGRR; from the coding sequence ATGTTATGGACGATCATTGCCGTGTTGATTGTGCTTTGGCTGCTCGGGTTTATCGGCGGGACAGGTGGTGGGTTAATTCACCTTCTGCTCGTGATCGCGCTTATCGTGCTTATTTTCCAAATGATCACGGGTCGGCGTTAG
- a CDS encoding ABC transporter permease, whose translation MSRRNETEKGVRKLWYRLWGGRPPGPVLLFLGLLVAFIMGVPLLYVVVRSFSAGADRWLNILDERIPGLLWNTLSLTIMVTVFAVILGVSLAWIVNRTDIPFKKGWQWLLALPLVIPPYIGAAVYIMIFGPVGWAFEWWQEGWLERAFGEYPIEIYSFAGVFFVLTLFTFPYVYLISMASLRKMNRNYEEVARSQGMSTSRIFWKVNLPFLRPAIGAGAILVSLYVLSDFGAIAILRYTTFAAAIYYQMGAFDNLSATVLSTVLIAITLVVLWLESKTRKKNAHYHQTSNAYTTPETLPLGKWKIPALMYVFTVFFFSVLVPIIVLVYWTIIGIGEGAIDREFWEYTWNSLRVAGYAAIACMLMAIPIIYLKSRYPSPLTTIIEKLSYAGYALPGVIVALGVIFIFNEHIPWLYNTHYLIAFAFVILFLPQAMQAGEASLSLVSPRMDEAARSLGHPPWKVMFKVILPSIRPGILAGGALVFVSAIKELPATLILRPPGFDTLAVRIWYETNEFFYQYAAPAALVIILISLIPLRFLLKKY comes from the coding sequence ATGAGCCGCCGAAATGAAACGGAAAAAGGCGTTAGAAAGCTTTGGTATAGACTATGGGGGGGAAGGCCGCCCGGGCCGGTCCTCCTCTTTCTTGGGTTATTGGTCGCTTTCATTATGGGCGTTCCGCTTCTTTACGTAGTGGTTCGCTCTTTTTCAGCTGGCGCCGACCGTTGGCTAAACATTTTGGATGAGCGAATTCCCGGACTTTTGTGGAATACGCTTTCATTGACAATAATGGTGACGGTATTCGCGGTCATCCTCGGTGTTTCCCTTGCCTGGATCGTAAATCGAACCGATATCCCGTTCAAAAAAGGCTGGCAATGGCTTTTGGCGCTACCTCTTGTCATCCCGCCTTATATCGGGGCAGCTGTTTACATCATGATTTTCGGGCCTGTCGGCTGGGCTTTCGAATGGTGGCAAGAGGGCTGGCTGGAAAGGGCTTTTGGAGAGTATCCCATTGAGATTTATTCTTTTGCTGGTGTTTTCTTCGTTTTAACACTGTTTACGTTTCCGTACGTGTACCTGATTTCGATGGCGAGTTTACGAAAAATGAACCGGAACTATGAAGAAGTGGCACGTTCGCAAGGAATGTCGACGTCACGAATTTTTTGGAAAGTAAACCTTCCCTTTTTGCGGCCGGCGATCGGGGCAGGCGCGATTTTGGTGTCGCTGTATGTCCTTTCCGATTTTGGAGCGATCGCGATTTTAAGGTATACAACCTTTGCCGCGGCTATTTATTATCAAATGGGAGCTTTTGATAATTTATCGGCAACGGTTTTAAGTACGGTCTTGATCGCTATTACACTCGTGGTTTTGTGGCTTGAATCAAAAACACGAAAGAAAAATGCACATTATCACCAGACTTCGAATGCATACACAACGCCTGAGACGCTTCCGTTAGGTAAATGGAAAATTCCGGCGCTGATGTACGTATTTACGGTATTTTTCTTTTCAGTGCTCGTGCCGATTATCGTGCTTGTTTATTGGACGATTATTGGGATTGGAGAAGGTGCGATAGACCGTGAGTTTTGGGAGTACACGTGGAATAGTCTGCGTGTAGCGGGCTATGCAGCAATTGCTTGTATGCTGATGGCCATACCGATCATTTACTTGAAATCCCGTTATCCTTCCCCGCTTACGACGATCATCGAGAAGCTAAGCTATGCCGGTTATGCTTTACCGGGAGTAATCGTTGCTCTTGGGGTTATCTTTATTTTTAACGAGCATATTCCCTGGTTGTATAACACCCATTACTTGATCGCGTTTGCGTTCGTCATTTTGTTTTTGCCTCAGGCGATGCAGGCCGGCGAAGCGTCGCTTAGTCTCGTTTCGCCAAGAATGGATGAAGCAGCGCGAAGCCTCGGCCACCCGCCCTGGAAAGTGATGTTTAAAGTGATTCTTCCGTCTATACGGCCCGGGATCCTTGCCGGCGGCGCGCTTGTTTTTGTCAGTGCCATTAAGGAATTGCCCGCGACCCTGATTTTACGCCCGCCTGGGTTTGACACGCTCGCGGTGCGCATCTGGTATGAAACGAATGAATTCTTTTACCAGTACGCGGCCCCAGCGGCCCTTGTCATTATTTTGATTTCGCTTATTCCGCTGCGGTTTTTATTGAAAAAATATTAG